Proteins encoded within one genomic window of Eublepharis macularius isolate TG4126 chromosome 10, MPM_Emac_v1.0, whole genome shotgun sequence:
- the LOC129336877 gene encoding WD repeat and coiled-coil-containing protein-like → MELGKGKLLRTGLNALYQAIHPMHGIAWTDGKQVILTSFYLHNGEPKFGSSNVVGQFEHVHGLHWSLSCAEDVPALLAIQHKKHITMWQLCYSASERNKLMVYQISEIGELFPILPQGCIWHPKREILAVLTTRDASVLHTVRLNNSRVKADIKGTGLIHCACWTEEGNRLVVGIGSALHSYIWDDDQKTLTPCSFCPIFDVGGYICAVEATLSSQVAVATELPLDKICGLNAGIAFEIPADTVSDAVPSQTTSQSCEEEFSVDAGKKLLDQEQPLPVGTVAPSPVDLTHVVPSKPRSDNTPLLHLRAKDYLTGSGQDASHLILVTFERKVTATRRVSIPGVLVPDIMTFDQKTQTVAIASNTCNIILVYSLTSSHLPNVQQIPLERSERPKGLCFLTDKLLLILVGKQKLTEPAFLPSSRSDKYLLRLMVKEVVGKEGPFALSSSAPVASVTQSVKRPALETHSDSHPLSDGLLLPGCTTIHSPRSKKKLIEEIKSPANEQNLLMSAVDFKEKSISKDFPQILETLDTEPTNRSLVLQGVQTSSGLADIPAAPNNQGQRSPETLNSSNVNILQCEKEGSYLPKNLERLCSSFTELQHQLFELTEILKSGKKTLPGYPSSREPSFVNITCQKDSSGSVTLEKRAFILCDGKLRLNVVQQIFNLGLVEMQHDLSWIVLTADSEGFIPLTFSTMQEIVIRDACANPHDGSIHSSKTVDIVNSAGDYRKLSSQSLDQSTSSLEVLTEHSYRSLETSSSSDQTSPNS, encoded by the exons atggaactaGGGAAAGGAAAGCTACTAAGAACTGGCCTCAATGCCTTATACCAGGCCATACATCCTATGCATGGCATCGCTTGGACAGATGGCAAGCAAGTGATCCTGACTTCTTTTTACCTACATAACGGGGAACCTAAATTTGGCAGCTCAAATGTGGTCGGTCAGTTTGAACATGTACATGGACTTCACTGGAGTCTGTCTTGTGCTGAAGACGTCCCAGCGCTCCTTGCCATTCAGCATAAAAAACACATCACCATGTGGCAGCTCTGTTACAGCGCTTCCGAAAGGAACAAACTTATGGTTTATCAAATTAGTGAAATCGGCGAACTGTTTCCTATACTCCCCCAGGGCTGCATATGgcaccccaaaagagaaatctTGGCTGTGCTAACCACACGGGACGCTTCTGTCTTGCACACGGTTCGCCTCAACAATTCCCGGGTAAAAGCAGACATCAAAGGCACTGGGCTCATCCACTGTGCCTGTTGGACTGAAGAAGGCAACCGCTTGGTGGTTGGAATAGGCAGTGCCCTCCATTCCTATATTTGGGATGATGATCAGAAAACTCTGACCCCGTGTTCGTTTTGCCCAATCTTTGATGTAGGTGGCTACATCTGTGCAGTTGAAGCCACTTTAAGTTCCCAAGTGGCTGTTGCGACCGAACTTCCGCTAGATAAGATATGTGGCTTGAATGCTGGGATTGCCTTTGAAATCCCAGCTGACACTGTATCAGACGCCGTTCCTTCAcaaactacctcacagagctgtgaaGAAGAGTTCTCTGTGGATGCTGGGAAAAAATTGCTAGACCAAGAACAACCTTTACCAGTTGGAACAGTCGCACCTTCACCTGTGGATCTAACCCATGTCGTCCCCAGCAAACCTCGATCCGATAACACTCCTCTCCTTCATCTAAGAGCAAAGGACTACCTCACAGGAAGTGGCCAAGATGCTTCCCACTTGATCTTGGTGACTTTTGAAAGAAAAGTGACAGCAACCCGAAGAGTCAGCATCCCAGGGGTTCTGGTCCCCGATATAATGACTTTTGACCAAAAAACTCAGACTGTGGCCATAGCGTCCAACACTTGTAATATAATTTTGGTTTACTCGTTAACTTCATCCCACTTACCTAACGTTCAACAAATTCCGCTTGAGAGAAGCGAAAGGCCAAAGGGGTTGTGTTTCCTAACAGATAAACTATTACTGATACTGGTGGGAAAACAGAAATTAACGGAGCCTGCTTTCCTTCCATCCTCACGATCAGACAAATATCTTCTTCGTTTGATGGTCAAAGAAGTCGTAGGCAAAGAAGGTCCCTTTGCGCTTTCCAGTTCTGCTCCGGTCGCTTCTGTCACCCAGTCTGTGAAAAGACCGGCTCTCGAAACTCATTCAGACTCTCACCCTCTGAGTGATGGATTGCTCCTCCCAGGCTGCACAACAATTCACTCTCctagaagtaaaaaaaaactcATAGAAGAAATTAAGAGCCCCGCTAATGAACAAAACTTGTTGATGAGTGCAGTTGACTTCAAGGAAAAAAGCATTTCCAAGGATTTCCCCCAAATTCTGGAAACTTTGGACACCGAACCAACAAACCGTTCTCTGGTTCTTCAAGGGGTTCAGACATCTTCAGGATTGGCTGACATACCAGCTGCTCCAAACAACCAAGGGCAGAGATctcctgaaactttaaattcctCAAATGTTAACATCTTGCAATGTGAAAAAGAAGGCAGTTACTTACCGAAAAATCTTGAAAGGTTGTGTAGCAGTTTTACAGAGTTGCAGCATCAGCTTTTTGAACTCACCGAGATTCTGAAATCTGGGAAAAAGACTCTTCCAGGGTACCCATCTTCTCGTGAACCCTCTTTTGTTAATATCACTTGCCAG AAGGATTCCTCTGGCTCAGTGACACTTGAAAAGCGAGCTTTCATCCTCTGTGATGGCAAACTTCGTTTAAACGTCGTTCAGCAGATTTTCAACCTGGGTCTGGTCGAAATGCAGCATG ATTTGTCCTGGATTGTTCTCACCGCAGATAGCGAAGGGTTTATTCCACTGACATTCAGTACAATGCAAGAAATTGTCATCAGAGATGCTTGTGCCAACCCTCACGACGGTAGCATTCATTCTTCCAAAACGGTGGACATCGTCAACTCTGCTGGAGACTACAGAAAGCTTTCTTCCCAAAGTTTGGATCAGTCCACCAGTTCTTTGGAAGTACTGACAGAACATTCTTACAGGAGTCTAGAGACCAGCAGTTCCTCTGATCAAACCAGCCCTAATTCATAA